TTGCGATGAAGAAACTGGTCAGAAAAACATCCTGTTGCTTCACTTGCCCATGCGCCAGCTTGCCTCGTGCCCGCATGGAAGCGGGTATGCAGCGGGGTTGGGGATGGAGCCGGTGGCAGCGCTGAGGTGCCGGATGCTCTGCCCTGGTAGGGCTTTACCTGCTGGAGGAGGAACGGGGAACGTCAACATTTGCACCATCCCCATCCTTCTGCATCACACCAGGCTGCGTTTGACTTCAGTCATGCTCAAGGCTCTGCCCAAGACGCCACTAAAATCCCTCATTGCAGAGCCCCACCCAGCTTGTCCCGCCTTGGCTACTGCCTGCTTTGCCCTGGTAGCAAATGTGCCAGCCCTTGCGCTGGCTCGTGGCTTGCCCAACAGCCCGGTAACttgctctgctttcctcccaGCCACCACGATGTCCGTGTCTCAAAGCACGGCCAGGCAGGTGCCATGCAGCAGCAAGGTGTGCAGGAACCTCTTTGGCCCCGTGGACCACCACCAGCTCCAGAATGATGTTGAGGACCTGTTGAGGCAACACCTGGAAGAAGCTCAGCAGCGCTGGAACTTCAACTTtgagacggagactcccttggAAGGACAATTCAAGTGGGAGAGAGTCTTCCCGGATGAGCAGCTGACCCAGGAGGTCCACAGCCTGGCCAAGGTCACTGGCAGTGAGAGCAGGAGCTCCTTGGCCCACAAGGTCCCGCCTAAGGACCATCTTGGAAGGATTTGCCCCGAGGGGTCTCAGCAGAGCTCGGTGGTTTGCAGGCCTGGTTCCCCACAGAGCCTGAAACGTGGGCAGACCACCATCAAAGGTGAGTGCTGGAGGCTCGGTGTCACTCCTTGAGTGCTTGGTGGCATTGCTGGTATTGTGGCTTTTCTGGTAGAGACAGATGGAGGGGACTTGGGTGCAAGAGctctgcctggctcctgggcGTGGGGAGTGGACCACCCTTCATGCATCTCTCCCAGGAGAGCAGAGCCCATCTTCCAAGGGGAAAAGGCTGCAGACTGGGTGCCTCTTTGTTGCTGGGGTTTGGGCAGGGGGCTCATATCAGGCTTGTGGGTCTTATAGCTGAAGATGCCCCAAAATAGATCATCACCCTCAGTTCCCATGGTGTGAGCCTGTCCTCTGAGATCGAGGGCTGGGGTGGAAGCGCAGGTGGGACCAAACAGAAGAGATGGTGGAGACCTACGAGCTCTTCTCCCCAGGAACTCATGGCTTTGGGTGGGTGGCTCTAAAGCGGAGTCCACCTGGGCTGGGTTTTGGGCTGCTTCCCTGGTGACACCTCCCTCTTCCTGCCCCACTGCTCCTGATGGGCTGGAGGCACTTTCCAACCCTCTCTTTCTGCCTTCTAGACTTCTACAGCTCCAAGCGGAGGTTCGTCCCTGACAAGCCCAAGCCGTGACCTGGCGGTGCTCGGCTCCTCTGCCATCGGGGAGAGCTGCCGATGCTGCCGTGGCTCTTTTCCCCTACCCTGTACTGTGTAAGCTGTCTGTATGAAGAAACGTAGAGTCTGTAGTTCCCTATTTATAATTAGCTCTGGGGTCCTGAGGGACCTTCACTGTGTGCAATGTATAGGAGTAGCCCATGTTGAGGCTTGTGGCCCCACGGAGGGGGATGGAGGAGGACTGAAACAGGCCTGGTGGGACCAAGGCATCGCCCTGcctgcagagaagaaagtgTCTTCTGCCCTGTGTTGATGGGGCCAAGCTTTGTCCTTGTACCATCCTGCTGTCTAGCTGTGGTCCTTCCCCTGCATGGTGGCTGACCATGGGGGACACTTGTGTCCCAGCCACCTGGTGGCACCAGATGTCATTAAGAAAGCATCACTGATGTGGATCATAGAGCCCTGGGACAGCCTGGCCCTGAGGACACCCCAGTTGCTGGCACGTGGTCGTGGCCCTCTTCCCAGCAGGAtggacacagcagcagcaagaccTCATCCATGTGTGGAAGTGGGGTCACACAGGTCCCACAGCTGCTTGGGAGAGGAAACCCTGTTCCCCAGATAGCCCTTTCTTTGGGTGACTCACAAGTGCTGTCACCGGTCAAGATGGGCTGTAGGTGGTGACAAACCCACTGGAGGTCCCCAGCGCTGAGCTCATTGTGGGACCAACACTGCCGGGGAAGCTTGGGAGTCCCTGGACTCCGCTGACCCAAACCCCCCCTTCCTTACCTTGCTGTTGGCTTGTTGGGTGGTGCTGTTTGCCCTTGTTCCTGCCTCCAACACTGACaccaggctggggagctgcctgctctggccaCGTTGGACTGCTCTAGGAAGGAAGGAGTCCTGCTCACCAGCAAGGATGACACTGAAAGATGAaattgtagctttttttttttcctggactcTTTCTCctttggggctggggggagagaGGTCCCTCACCTGActctgcagagcaggggctTTGGCTGCCTCAGGGAACAAGGGATGTCCTGGAGCAAAGGCCGCTTGGTCCCAGTGTGGAAGGATGAGTCCCTGCTCTTGAAGGACTCAACACTGTCAGGTTTCAGCACTTTCATGGGGTTcatctcctgctctgctggatTTGGACTCTGGAAACTGGTGCAAGATGGTCCCAGGCAGAAAAGCGACAGCCGACCTCCTGCCTTGCACCATGATGCACTTTGCTGTTGGTGAAGCTGGCAACCTCCCAGCACTAAatgtttatttatattaaaaaaaaaaaatgctgttaagtctggggggggaagagggaataCCTATTTGTCTATAAATGTTAACTCTGAATAAACACTTGTCTGTGTAAGGGAATTGGTGTCTCTGGGTTAATGGAGGTaactgtgctgggagcagggtcTGGCTGTGGGGAAGAGGATGCTGGGGCTGGGTCCCTGCCTGGCTCAGGGGGCTTGGGGGTCACTCTGGGGGTGCAGCCCTGAGCTCGGGGCTGGCTGGGAGTGGGGGTGGCTGCAGCACAAACCCAGCTGTGCTTTCTACCCAGCGGGCTGCGGGAAGGGGCTGTCGCAGCTCTGGGtgactcctctgcagcctgAAACAGCAAAGCAGGGGGATGGGAGCTGCGCAAGGGCTGAGGGGCAAAGCCTCGCCACAGCCCCTGTGCTTAGCTGTGCTTCCCTTAGGGCAGCTGTCTGCTGTggtcccaggtgcaggactggTGCTGCCACCATATCcccagcagaagctgctgcccCCTGTGCAGGGGGTCACCGTTGGGACCCCTGTGTGAATGTAGGCTCCTCTGCTGCCCACATCACTTCCCCCTTTCCCACTGTGACCCCTACTCCTAACCCCCAGCGCGCTACCTTGGGCAGGTGGCCATTAGCCATGGGCAAGCTGGTCAtgtcccccttcctcctttaaAGGGGTGCCAGGTGCCCAGGCCAATGAGGGTGACCCATGTTGTGGGACAGGGACATATCAGAGCATGTTCTGGCACTGCTGGTGAAAACATACAGCACCGAGTCCCACGTGGGACTGAGACTGGAGCTGCTGGATGCCAGGGCTGAGGTCCCCTGGGAGTCAGGGATGCCTCCGCCATCAGCGGCTTCCTCCGAGGGCTGTGCAAGACTTCTCTGTGGCCTGTGAGTTCAAATTTGGTTAATGTGACAAATGACCGGATTTGCAGCGGATCCAGCTGAAAGTAGTTTTGATCGTAACAACCTTGTTGTGTCATCGTTCAGCTGAGGATCCCTAGAGCATCTGCCTGTCCCCATAGCATTGGGTGACACCCACGCACACCGATGCCCCTTGAAATGCTTGCAGAGCACAATCATGCAGTCTTTTAGCTGCTGCTGAGTCAAGTCCTACAGATTTAGCACTTTTAATCTTTCCCCTTACGTCAGTCCTTCCAGCCCCCTTGGCCGCTGCCAGCTGCTCCCCTCTGTTGTCACCTCCCATTTGTCAGGAGCAGTGGCGATGGAGGAAGCAAGAAATAAATCAGCACATACTCCCTCAGCCCTGTTTGTGGGGCTCTGAGGGCAGCCAGGGCCCGGTGCTGCTGTGCGAGAGGCAGTCTGGCACCCGGGCTTGAGCTTTGCTCCCCCCTGGGAGAACCTGGTCCTGCACCGCCTCTTCCAGGCAGGGGAGGAgagtgtcccctcccagttttgGGGACACAAAATAGTGATGGCTTTCCAGCAGCTGAGGAATGGATGGAAACCTTGCACTTTCAGCCCAGGTTGTGTTTTGCTGCTCTCCtatcccagcctggcctcagcACAGGGCGAGGATGCCCAGGTTCAAACTCCCACAACAGCggagtggggctgggaggagggtcAGGCgcttcccctcctttccccacgCTGTTCAATCCCCTTTCACCGAGACCTGCCTGGCATCTCCTCAGGCCTGGAAagggctgttgctgctgtggggctggatggTACCCTCCTGTGGCTGGCACTaaccctggcacaggctgccagcAGGACTCTGCAGCTGGAGTCTTGGTGGGCAGAGGGTGTGAATCAGTGACCTCTCCCAGGGATATTTagggtttccccccccccacaaaAAGCATCCTCAgggaaagcaaagccaaaattCACTCTTTGTGCAGCAGCAAACAGCCCTGGGCGTTGCGAGAAGCGGTGATAAACACGAGCTCAGAGGTGGTTTTTGCAAGATGAGTACCCGAGCCTGGCCGTGGGGTTGCTTCAGCCTGGGGTAACAGGCACCAGCTTTGCTCAGGGAGCAGAGAAGAAGCAGCTGAGCCTTGAATTGCCCTGCAGATGCCCAAATGGAGAGGTTGCACCTGAGCCGGCTGCTGCTTCGTTAGGTTAAACGGCAAacgagcagggctgggctgtgaCTGGGTGGGTGTGATGGGGCAGGGCACCTGCGCAGCCGGTTCCCAGCAAGTGATTTAACCAGCTCAGATGGGAAGAGTTGGGTAGGGCAccagcccccaccccacagcccctgccctgggagGCAGTGCATGTTAATTCTAGTTATAACCTAAAGATAATAGTTTTTTTACCCCTTGCTTGAGatcttttcccattttgcagTTAAAGTGAAGCAAGAATGCACACGATCCATCCAATTCTCCTGTCCCCTTGTAAACCAGAGTGGATGCGGATCACAGGTGGTCAGTGCGTTTGGTGCTGGCTTCAAAGCTGACTTAAAAATTCAGGCAGGAGCcttgaaaaaaaacatcagtaggagcagcacagcaggggagCTCTGCAAATCCTGGGGCCGAAGAGCTGGGGGCCGGGTTTGCAGGTTTGTTCTGTCTTTAGTAGGATGTTATAATCTGTGGGTTATGTGTAGTCTTGTAGTTTGGGTTATTTGGACTCTTAAAATAGcatttgctgtttctctgaTGTTTTTCCCCTGCCCCAAACACCTTCCAGCCTTGGCCAGACCATTGCAAACAAGAAAGGGATGGGgacttctgctgcagctcctgatGACACTGGCGGTGCCCTTGCTTTGGGATCAGGGGGCTCGAGGGGACGGTGACCCTCCGGACAGGCCCTTCCCGCACCCTGCTTGCAACGCGGCAAACAGGAAACGTGTGAGCACTGGCAGTTGTGTGTAACCCGAAAACGGAAAGCTGCCTTGAGTAAGACAGAAAATGAGAGTTCGGGTGCAGAGCAGGTCAAACACCCTCGGTGTGGAACCAgcatcccttccagcctggggaGCCTCGCTGCCCCGTGCACCCCAAAACTGAGGGTCCTTCTTGGTAGGTGGGAAAGGTAAGCTTTGCTGCTCTGGAGGTGGCTCATGCATCAccttaaaaaatagaaaagcaaggaaaataaggGTATTTTCTCACTGTCGGTGAGCTGGGGCGGGGGTTCTTGCTGCCTGTTGAGGGAGTGCGGCCGGGGATACTTTTCTTATGGCTGGGAGCAGCGTGGGGTGTTTTGGAGGGGAGGCAGGTCGCTGGGAGTTGGTGATGCCGGGAGGCACCCTGCTCAGCTGGGGCCAGGGGCTGTGCTGTTCTCatcccagcccccctgcttgtTGCGTGCCTCTGCTGTGCAGTGGGCTCAGCTCACCCTTCAGGGCTGGGGCAGGTAACTGGGGGCTTCCTCATGCCTTAAACAACCCACCTGCCCCCCAGAGCTCCCACTTCTGCTGTCTTAGAGGCTGGGACCACCATAAAGGCACCTGCTTTctgccacccccccacccgGTGCCCTGTGGGACTCCAGCAACTCCACAAGACCTTCTTCCTTTAAGGGGAAGGGGGTGTTTTTGGGGGGCCTATTCTCGTGTTTCCAGTGTGCCCTGGGATGTAGCAGAATCACCATTTCACATTGTAAAagggcagagggctggagcagctgggggTCTCCCTGGGCTGGGAGCGGAGAGCCGGGCTGTAGCCGGCTTAAGCATGGCCCTGGTTCTGCGTCACTGCTTTTCATGGCTGTGGTTTCCTTCTCTTGGTTTTTCAGCTCTGCCGTGCAGAGAACAACCCCTCGTGGGGATGGAACAGTGGCTGCTGGTGATGCTGCTGCCCACCCgggatggggagaggagagcgggcgggtgggggggtgtcACAAGCTCAGACCCTGCAAGCCAGGGCGAGCACGCAGGCGTGATGGAAACCTCGCCAAGGTTTCAGGCAGCTCTCCCCGGAGGTGACTCACAGCTGTGAAAAGTGGGGGAGGAAatttaaaagctgctgctgagctccGAGAAAGCAGGTGGAACCACCACGTTTTGCCCAGACCTCCAGCATCACCTTGGCAGGTCCTTTGCTGGTGTCACCTCCCGGTTGTGTCA
The sequence above is a segment of the Phalacrocorax aristotelis chromosome 21, bGulAri2.1, whole genome shotgun sequence genome. Coding sequences within it:
- the CDKN1A gene encoding cyclin-dependent kinase inhibitor 1 translates to MSVSQSTARQVPCSSKVCRNLFGPVDHHQLQNDVEDLLRQHLEEAQQRWNFNFETETPLEGQFKWERVFPDEQLTQEVHSLAKVTGSESRSSLAHKVPPKDHLGRICPEGSQQSSVVCRPGSPQSLKRGQTTIKDFYSSKRRFVPDKPKP